From the Musa acuminata AAA Group cultivar baxijiao chromosome BXJ3-7, Cavendish_Baxijiao_AAA, whole genome shotgun sequence genome, one window contains:
- the LOC103990666 gene encoding uncharacterized protein LOC103990666 isoform X2: MRVKKQKRHRKVVRFYSACFGFREPYKVLCDGTFIHHLLHHRLTPADDVISHLLGARALLFTTRCIIGELRSLGESHSEALEAAQQLFTARCDHEKRVGATACVESVIGETNSEHFFVATQDADMRKKFREVPGVPVIYGLRNSLFIEQPSAQQRQYAKSTEEKHLHMGESEYLKLYKSDLKGVITNDSTNRVTEGTQLTRNISTTKRMLGVAEKSKFKRKRAKGPNPLSCKKKKKDDTSAPQNQIRIYGQLLVSNLQVLVAF; encoded by the exons ATGAGGGTGAAGAAGCAGAAGCGCCACCGCAAGGTGGTGCGGTTCTACTCGGCGTGCTTCGGGTTCCGGGAGCCCTACAAGGTCCTCTGCGATGGCACCTTCatccaccacctcctccaccaCCGCCTTACCCCGGCCGACGACGTCATCTCCCACCTACTCGGCGCTCGCGCCCTCCTCTTCACCACCAG ATGCATAATTGGAGAGCTCAGAAGCCTTGGGGAGTCCCATTCCGAGGCCCTTGAGGCCGCCCAGCAGCTCTTCACGGCGAG GTGCGACCATGAGAAGAGGGTCGGTGCTACGGCGTGTGTTGAGTCGGTAATCGGAGAGACGAACTCTGAGCATTTCTTTGTCGCCACTCAAGATGCAGATATGCGTAAAAAGTTTCGGGAG GTTCCTGGTGTTCCTGTGATATATGGTCTTAGAAATTCCTTGTTCATCGAACAACCCTCTGCACAGCAGCGACAATATGCCAAGTCCACCGAGGAAAAGCACTTGCATATGGGTGAATCAGAATATCTGAAGCTGTATAAGAGTGATTTGAAGGGCGTAATAACAAATGATTCTACTAACCGAGTAACAGAGGGCACACAGCTTACAAGAAATATTAGCACTACAAAAAGAATGCTAGGTGTTGCAGAGAAAAGTAAATTTAAGAGAAAGAGGGCAAAG GGACCAAATCCACTCTCatgtaagaagaaaaagaaagatgataCTTCAGCGCCCCAGAATCAG ATAAGAATATATGGGCAGCTTCTGGTATCTAACCTTCAAGTCCTAGTTGCATTCTGA
- the LOC103990666 gene encoding uncharacterized protein LOC103990666 isoform X1 has product MRVKKQKRHRKVVRFYSACFGFREPYKVLCDGTFIHHLLHHRLTPADDVISHLLGARALLFTTRCIIGELRSLGESHSEALEAAQQLFTARCDHEKRVGATACVESVIGETNSEHFFVATQDADMRKKFREVPGVPVIYGLRNSLFIEQPSAQQRQYAKSTEEKHLHMGESEYLKLYKSDLKGVITNDSTNRVTEGTQLTRNISTTKRMLGVAEKSKFKRKRAKGPNPLSCKKKKKDDTSAPQNQDGVDSGATKKKIRKRKRAKEIGS; this is encoded by the exons ATGAGGGTGAAGAAGCAGAAGCGCCACCGCAAGGTGGTGCGGTTCTACTCGGCGTGCTTCGGGTTCCGGGAGCCCTACAAGGTCCTCTGCGATGGCACCTTCatccaccacctcctccaccaCCGCCTTACCCCGGCCGACGACGTCATCTCCCACCTACTCGGCGCTCGCGCCCTCCTCTTCACCACCAG ATGCATAATTGGAGAGCTCAGAAGCCTTGGGGAGTCCCATTCCGAGGCCCTTGAGGCCGCCCAGCAGCTCTTCACGGCGAG GTGCGACCATGAGAAGAGGGTCGGTGCTACGGCGTGTGTTGAGTCGGTAATCGGAGAGACGAACTCTGAGCATTTCTTTGTCGCCACTCAAGATGCAGATATGCGTAAAAAGTTTCGGGAG GTTCCTGGTGTTCCTGTGATATATGGTCTTAGAAATTCCTTGTTCATCGAACAACCCTCTGCACAGCAGCGACAATATGCCAAGTCCACCGAGGAAAAGCACTTGCATATGGGTGAATCAGAATATCTGAAGCTGTATAAGAGTGATTTGAAGGGCGTAATAACAAATGATTCTACTAACCGAGTAACAGAGGGCACACAGCTTACAAGAAATATTAGCACTACAAAAAGAATGCTAGGTGTTGCAGAGAAAAGTAAATTTAAGAGAAAGAGGGCAAAG GGACCAAATCCACTCTCatgtaagaagaaaaagaaagatgataCTTCAGCGCCCCAGAATCAG GATGGTGTGGATTCTGGTGCTACAAAGAAGAAGATTAGAAAAAGAAAGAGGGCTAAAGAGATAGGAAGCTAG
- the LOC103990664 gene encoding protochlorophyllide reductase yields MALQASFLPSALSARKEGKVACTIKESAFLGSSILEHHKSQFNAPVLRTKRESNHSVGVVKAQTTAVAAPGLNQSAVHGKKVLRKGVVVITGASSGLGLAAAKALAETEKWHVVMACRDFLKAEKAAQSAGMAKENYSIMHLDLASLDSVRQFVHAFRQSGRPLDVLVCNAAIYRPTARTPTYTADGYEMSVGVNHLGHFLLANMLLEDLKKSDYPSRRLIILGSITGNTNTLAGNVPPKAGLGDLRGLAGGLDGRNSSAMIDGGAFDGAKAYKDSKICNMLTMQELHRRFHEDTGITFASLYPGCIATTGLFREHIPLFRLLFPPFQKFITKGFVSEDESGQRLAQVVGDPSLLKSGVYWSWNNNSASFENQLSEEASDAVKAQKLWEISEKLVGLA; encoded by the exons ATGGCTCTGCAGGCGTCCTTCCTTCCATCAGCTCTCTCTGCCCGGAAAGAG GGGAAGGTGGCCTGCACAATCAAGGAATCTGCATTCCTCGGGTCTTCCATCTTGGAGCATCACAAGTCTCAGTTCAACGCTCCAGTTCTTCGTACTAAG AGGGAGTCGAATCATTCAGTTGGAGTAGTGAAAGCCCAGACCACAGCGGTTGCAGCTCCAGGGCTCAACCAATCCGCCGTGCACGGGAAGAAGGTGCTACGGAAGGGCGTGGTGGTAATCACCGGCGCCTCCTCGGGACTCGGCCTCGCCGCTGCCAAGGCTCTCGCCGAGACCGAGAAATGGCACGTTGTCATGGCCTGCAGGGACTTCCTCAAGGCCGAGAAGGCCGCGCAGTCGGCCGGCATGGCCAAGGAGAACTACTCCATCATGCACCTGGACCTCGCATCGCTCGACAGCGTGCGGCAGTTCGTCCATGCCTTCCGGCAGTCCGGGAGGCCCCTCGACGTGCTCGTGTGCAATGCGGCGATCTACCGGCCCACCGCCCGCACGCCGACGTACACGGCCGACGGGTACGAGATGAGCGTCGGCGTCAACCACCTTGGGCATTTCCTGCTGGCCAACATGCTCCTCGAGGACCTGAAGAAATCCGATTACCCTTCTCGTCGCCTCATCATCCTCGGCTCGATCACAG GGAACACCAACACATTGGCCGGGAATGTGCCGCCAAAGGCCGGACTGGGAGACCTGCGGGGGCTCGCGGGCGGACTCGACGGCCGCAACAGCTCCGCCATGATCGACGGAGGCGCGTTCGACGGGGCGAAGGCGTACAAGGACAGCAAGATCTGCAACATGCTCACGATGCAGGAATTGCACAGGAGGTTCCACGAGGACACCGGCATCACATTCGCGTCGCTCTACCCGGGCTGCATCGCCACCACCGGCCTCTTCAGAGAACACATCCCCCTGTTCCGGCTCCTCTTCCCTCCTTTCCAGAAGTTCATCACGAAGGGCTTCGTCTCCGAGGACGAATCAGGGCAAAGGCTCGCACAG GTCGTGGGCGATCCGAGCTTGTTGAAGTCTGGAGTGTACTGGAGCTGGAACAATAACTCAGCGAGCTTTGAGAACCAGCTATCTGAGGAAGCTAGTGATGCTGTGAAAGCCCAGAAGCTGTGGGAGATCAGTGAGAAGCTGGTTGGGTTGGCTTAA
- the LOC135642097 gene encoding probable polyol transporter 4 — translation MALGDDKAIGDGTGDGKGVSMLPGLGGKGRYGRIDADLSDDGPRRGIESNRYIFACAIFASLNSVLLGYDVGVMSGCIIFIQKDLRITEVQQEVLVGCLSILSLVGSLAAGRTSDKIGRKWTIGLAAIIFQTGAAIMAFAPSFQVLILGRLLAGVGIGFGVMIAPVYIAEISPTVSRGSFTSFPEIFINLGILLGYISNYVFSGLSEHISWRIMLGIGILPSVFIGFALFVIPESPRWLVMQNRLEEARSVLMRINENEKEVENRLREIAEAAGVVEGDKYVEKAVWQEFLRPSPTLRRMLIIGIGIQCFQQISGIDATVYYSPTIFRDAGIKSDSKLLAATVAVGIAKTTFILVAILLIDRVGRKPLLYVSTIGMTVCQFCLGLALSLLGNNLVYPRVGILVAILSVCGNVAFFSVGIGPICWVLSSEIFPQRLRAQAVALGTVGNRVSSGLIAMSFLSMCRAITVAGTFFIFSAISAMSVIFINMYVPETKGKSLEQIEMLIDTRREWQPIEVELGDAEHLVQKD, via the exons aTGGCTTTGGGCGATGACAAGGCGATTGGCGACGGGACTGGGGATGGGAAGGGAGTCTCGATGCTTCCCGGCCTCGGAGGCAAGGGGAGGTACGGGCGGATCGACGCCGACCTCAGCGACGACGGACCCAGGCGGGGAATCGAAAGCAACAGATATATCTTCGCTTGTGCGATCTTTGCTTCTCTAAATTCCGTCCTCCTCGGTTACG ATGTTGGTGTTATGAGCGGATGCATTATTTTCATTCAGAAGGATTTGCGTATAACCGAAGTTCAGCAAGAAGTCTTAGTTGGGTGTTTGAGCATTCTTTCACTTGTGGGTAGTTTAGCAGCTGGAAGAACCTCAGATAAAATTGGCCGGAAATGGACCATTGGTTTAGCTGCAATTATTTTCCAAACTGGTGCTGCTATAATGGCTTTTGCACCATCTTTTCAAGTGCTGATTTTAGGCAGGCTTCTGGCTGGAGTTGGAATAGGATTTGGGGTCATGATTGCACCTGTTTATATTGCAGAGATATCTCCGACTGTTTCTCGAGGATCATTCACCTCTTTCCCTGAGATTTTTATAAATCTTGGAATTCTTCTTGGATACATCTCAAACTATGTTTTCTCTGGTCTTTCTGAACACATAAGCTGGAGGATAATGCTTGGTATTGGGATTCTTCCATCTGTTTTCATTGGATTTGCCTTGTTTGTGATCCCCGAATCTCCTAGGTGGTTGGTTATGCAGAACAGGCTAGAAGAAGCAAGATCGGTGCTAATGAGGATTAATGAGAACGAGAAAGAAGTCGAGAATAGATTGCGCGAAATAGCGGAAGCTGCTGGTGTGGTGGAGGGAGATAAGTATGTGGAAAAAGCTGTGTGGCAGGAGTTCCTGAGGCCTTCCCCCACATTGCGTAGGATGCTGATTATTGGGATTGGCATACAGTGTTTTCAGCAAATCAGTGGCATTGATGCAACTGTATATTACAGTCCAACCATATTCAGAGATGCAGGGATCAAGTCTGACAGCAAACTTCTTGCTGCAACTGTTGCTGTTGGCATCGCTAAAACTACATTTATCTTAGTTGCAATCCTTCTAATTGACAGAGTTGGTAGAAAGCCTTTGTTATATGTTAGCACAATTGGCATGACTGTTTGCCAGTTTTGTTTGGGTCTGGCTCTTTCATTGCTTGGAAATAATCTGGTTTACCCAAGAGTGGGAATTTTGGTAGCAATATTGTCTGTATGTGGAAATGTAGCTTTTTTTTCAGTTGGAATCGGCCCCATTTGTTGGGTATTGAGTTCAGAAATCTTCCCTCAGAGGCTGCGTGCCCAGGCAGTTGCATTAGGAACTGTAGGAAATAGAGTGAGCAGTGGCCTGATTGCTATGTCCTTCCTATCCATGTGCCGTGCCATTACTGTGGCAGGAACCTTCTTCATTTTTTCAGCAATTTCAGCTATGTCTGTGATATTTATAAACATGTATGTTCCCGAAACCAAAGGCAAGTCTCTGGAGCAGATTGAAATGTTAATTGATACTAGAAGGGAATGGCAGCCAATTGAGGTTGAACTTGGTGATGCGGAGCATTTGGTGCAAAAGGATTAG
- the LOC103990662 gene encoding bystin translates to MAGKKRKEKPAPPQHRVALDADDSVVSKKRARPPKHHQSGDELISSDLSSKILKEAINQQKEILQEAEEENRTPFSAVSVDPSVASDSDAEDAGAFDDFSETQSQYDVDEVEIDEEDEKLLAAFMSTKTGPQPTLADIIIQRIKEKEAEVTSERPLPKLDSNIIDLYKGVGKLLSRYTNGKIPKAFKHIPAIELWEDVLYLTEPENWSPNAMFQATKIFSSNLSVKKAQRFYTLVLLPRVREDIRKNKRLHFALYQALKKSLYKPAAFFKGVLLPLCQSGTCTLREAVIIGSIIQKVSIPPLHSSAALMKLAELEYCGTTSYFIKLFLDKKYALPYRVLDAVVAHFMRFLEDTRIMPVIWHQSLLAFVQRYKNELNKEQKDDLHRLIQYQKHHLVTPEIRRELKNSRNRGEEDDRMSICAPFSVINKPIEEDRWDFPEVPMEED, encoded by the exons ATGGCGGGTAAGAAGCGGAAGGAGAAGCCGGCGCCGCCGCAGCACCGCGTGGCCCTCGACGCAGACGACTCCGTGGTCTCCAAGAAGCGCGCCCGGCCACCGAAGCACCACCAATCCGGAGACGAG TTGATCTCATCGGACCTAAGCTCGAAAATTCTGAAGGAAGCTATCAACCAGCAGAAGGAGATACTCCAGGAAGCTGAGGAAGAGAACCGCACTCCCTTCTCCGCCGTGTCGGTCGATCCGTCCGTCGCTTCGGATAGCGACGCTGAAGACGCCGGTGCATTCGACGACTTCTCTGAGACCCAGAGTCAGTATGACGTCGACGAA GTGGAGATTGACGAGGAGGACGAGAAGCTCTTGGCAGCATTTATGTCTACTAAGACAGGTCCACAGCCCACACTGGCGGATATCATCATTCAAAGGATTAAAGAGAAGGAAGCGGAGGTCACTTCTG AACGGCCTCTTCCTAAATTGGATAGTAACATCATTGATCTGTACAAGGG GGTGGGCAAGCTGCTCAGTAGGTATACCAATGGGAAAATTCCAAAGGCTTTTAAACACATCCCGGCCATTGAACTCTGGGAGGATGTATTATATCTAACAGAGCCAGAAAATTGGTCTCCAAATGCAATGTTCCAGGCAACTAAAATATTCTCATCAAACTTGAGTGTGAAAAAAGCCCAACGCTTTTACACTCTTGTTTTACTCCCACGAGTTAGGGAGGATATCAGAAAGAATAAGCGACTACATTTTGCTCTGTATCAAGCACTTaaaaaatccctctataagccaGCTGCCTTCTTCAAGGGTGTTCTATTACCACTTTGTCAG TCGGGCACGTGCACTCTTAGAGAAGCTGTTATCATTGGAAGCATAATTCAGAAAGTATCCATTCCGCCCCTTCATTCAAG TGCAGCTCTCATGAAGCTGGCAGAGCTAGAATACTGTGGAACAACTAG TTATTTTATCAAGCTATTTCTAGATAAGAAGTATGCATTGCCATATCGAGTGCTTGATGCAGTAGTTGCCCATTTCATGAGGTTCCTTGAGGATACAAGAATCATGCCTGTTATATGGCACCAATCACTTCTTGCATTTGTTCAAAG GTACAAGAATGAACTGAACAAGGAGCAGAAGGATGATCTTCACCGTTTAATACAATACCAGAAGCATCATTTG GTTACTCCTGAAATCCGTAGAGAACTGAAGAATAGCCGAAATCGTGGGGAGGAGGATGATCGTATGTCTATAT GTGCACCATTTTCTGTGATCAATAAACCAATCGAGGAAGATAGATGGGATTTTCCAGAAGTTCCAATGGAGGAGGATTAG
- the LOC135643407 gene encoding uncharacterized protein LOC135643407 encodes MEAFNCFVRFKEPPNLFFSRDDIVSASNNAGVSKPTSIRAANSVSSVGKSTRVSKTFQGKPKFAAISISPRKSRIGAGLAADAERVRIREELRRETEETLEWGSVCSQVSAFVSTSVGRALCRSGNLPVGRDREESEKLLDQTAAAVLLPRPLDFSGIDDVSEIVRAAVAGELLVIRELCAIERSLQSARRVFEQLEQISADESSDRYTSLLEILQDCDFLVELANQIAFCIDGKLSIVLDQASMKLESIRMERRKNMEKLESFLKEVSMKVFQSGGIDSPLVTKRRSRMCVGIKASHKSLLPEGIVLSSSSSGATYFIEPRDAIELNNMEVRLFNDEKAEELAILGVLTSEIAHAETKIRYLMEKILELDLAVARGAYALWNGGVRPYLIQDYERFKSIITGDTLSVDIESIQHPLLLEPSLRHLPSVSEKGVGSSILFDRRNLSIDSEEFLEVEPPVPVDFKIENSTKVVVISGPNTGGKTATMKTLGLASIMSKAGMFLSARDQPKLPWFDQILADIGDHQSLEHNLSTFSGHISRICKITEVASENSLVLIDEIGSGTDPSEGVALSTSILRYLADHANLAVVTTHYADLSRLKSGDSRFENAAMEFCLETLQPTFRILWGSTGNSNALSIAKSIGFDQKMLDRAEEWVKKLEPDRERERQGSLYQSLLEERNLLQAQANEAALVLEEVKKLHSEIQSEAEDIDKRVAALKAKESHLVQQELKIVKSKMDSIIQDFESRIQSATLDQFSSIMRESEIAIASIVAANSPKDDMSYVNTESGSSYLPQIGDQVYVTGLGDKVATVVAAPAEDGTTTVQYGKIKVRVKRNDMRLVQSSSGRHNSALRPRGQIRRWNRGPAMEANKDEEAAFGPAVRTSKNTVDLRGKRVEEASHRLQMAILGCKSRGVLFIVHGTGTGAVKECVLEVLRNHPRVAKFEEESPMNYGCTVAYIK; translated from the exons ATGGAAGCTTTCAATTGCTTCGTTCGCTTCAAGGAACCCCCAAATCTCTTCTTCTCTCGCGATGACATCGTCTCCGCGTCCAATAATGCTGGGGTTTCCAAGCCCACATCGATCCGTGCTGCGAACTCTGTCAGCTCTGTCGGAAAGAGCACTAGGGTTTCGAAGACCTTCCAGGGGAAACCGAAGTTCGCCGCGATTTCAATTAGCCCCAGGAAGAGTAGGATCGGAGCTGGTCTTGCTGCTGATGCCGAGAGGGTTAGGATTCGCGAGGAGCTCCGGAGGGAAACGGAGGAGACCTTGGAGTGGGGCTCCGTCTGCTCCCAAGTCTCCGCCTTCGTTTCCACGAGCGTGGGCCGCGCCCTTTGCCGGAGCGGAAATCTGCCGGTTGGTCGAGATCGGGAGGAGAGCGAGAAGCTACTGGACCAGACGGCGGCGGCTGTGCTGCTTCCGCGGCCACTAGACTTCTCTGGGATCGATGATGTGTCGGAGATTGTCAGAGCGGCAGTTGCAGGCGAGCTTCTTGTGATCCGGGAGCTCTGTGCCATTGAACGGAGTCTTCAATCGGCAAGAAGGGTTTTTGAGCAATTGGAGCAGATCTCGGCCGATGAGTCTTCTGATAG GTACACTTCTCTTCTGGAGATTCTGCAAGATTGTGATTTTCTGGTAGAATTAGCAAACCAAATAGCATTTTGCATCGATGGTAAACTTTCCATAGTTCTGGATCAAGCTAGCATGAAATTGGAATCCATTAGGATGGAGAGGAGGAAGAACATGGAGAAACTCGAGTCCTTTTTGAAGGAAGTGTCCATGAAGGTTTTCCAGTCTGGGGGCATTGATAGTCCTCTGGTTACAAAGCGACGGTCTAGAATGTGTGTTGGCATTAAGGCTTCACACAAGTCTCTGCTCCCGGAAGGTATTGTTCTTAGTTCTAGTAGCTCTGGAGCAACATACTTTATTGAGCCAAGAGATGCTATTGAACTCAACAACATGGAAGTCAGACTTTTCAATGATGAGAAAGCTGAGGAACTTGCTATTCTGGGTGTATTAACTTCAGAAATCGCACATGCGGAGACAAAAATTAGGTATCTAATGGAAAAGATTTTAGAATTGGATCTTGCTGTTGCCAGAGGAGCATATGCCTTGTGGAATGGTGGTGTTCGTCCATACCTCATCCAGGACTATGAAAGGTTCAAATCAATTATAACTGGAGATACATTGTCAGTAGATATAGAAAGCATTCAGCACCCTTTGCTCCTTGAACCTTCCCTTAGACACTTGCCTTCTGTCTCAGAAAAAGGAGTTGGAAGTTCGATATTGTTTGATAGGAGGAATCTGTCGATAGACTCTGAAGAATTTCTTGAAGTAGAACCCCCTGTTCCTGTCGACTTTAAGATAGAAAATTCTACTAAAGTGGTTGTGATATCTGGACCTAATACTGGAGGTAAAACAGCTACTATGAAAACTTTGGGCTTGGCATCTATTATGTCAAAGGCTGGAATGTTTTTATCAGCTAGGGATCAGCCAAAACTGCCATGGTTTGACCAAATTCTTGCAGATATTGGTGATCACCAG TCGTTGGAGCATAACCTGTCTACTTTTAGTGGGCACATATCGCGTATCTGCAAAATCACAGAGGTTGCTTCGGAAAATTCACTCGTCCTGATAGATGAGATTGGTAGTGGTACTGATCCATCAGAAGGTGTGGCTCTCTCAACCAGCATTCTCCGGTACCTTGCCGATCATGCCAACTTAGCTGTTGTTACTACCCATTATGCCGACTTGAGCCGCCTGAAATCTGGTGATTCTCGGTTTGAGAATGCTGCAATGGAGTTTTGTTTGGAGACTTTGCAACCCACATTTCGTATTCTATGGGGAAGTACTGGTAACTCAAATGCCTTGAGTATTGCTAAGTCGATTGGCTTTGATCAGAAGATGTTAGATCGTGCAGAAGAATGGGTTAAGAAATTAGAGCCTGACAGAGAAAGGGAAAGACAAGGTTCACTTTATCAGTCTTTGCTAGAGGAAAGAAACCTGTTACAGGCTCAAGCAAATGAAGCTGCATTGGTacttgaagaagtgaagaagttgCATTCTGAG ATACAATCTGAGGCTGAAGATATTGATAAGCGAGTGGCAGCCCTTAAGGCGAAGGAGTCTCATTTGGTACAACAGGAGCTAAAGATTGTGAagtctaagatggattccataaTCCAGGACTTTGAGAGTCGAATTCAAAGTGCAACTCTTGATCAATTTAGTTCAATAATGAGAGAATCTGAGATAGCCATCGCTTCCATTGTTGCAGCGAATTCCCCAAAAGATGATATGTCATATGTGAACACAGAAAGCGGCAGTTCTTATCTACCACAAATTGGAGATCAAGTATATGTTACAGGGTTAGGAGACAAGGTTGCTACTGTGGTCGCAGCACCAGCAGAAGACGGCACTACCACTGTCCAGTACGGAAAAATAAAGGTGCGCGTGAAAAGAAATGACATGAGATTGGTCCAAAGTAGCTCGGGCAGGCATAATTCTGCTTTGCGACCAAGAGGGCAG ATAAGAAGGTGGAACAGAGGACCTGCAATGGAGGCAAACAAGGATGAGGAGGCTGCCTTCGGGCCAGCTGTGAGGACGTCGAAGAACACAGTCGATTTGCGGGGCAAGCGGGTCGAAGAAGCTTCCCATCGTCTTCAGATGGCCATCTTGGGTTGCAAATCGCGTGGGGTTCTCTTCATCGTCCACGGAACGGGGACCGGAGCTGTGAAGGAGTGTGTCCTTGAGGTACTAAGGAATCACCCTCGAGTGGCCAAGTTCGAAGAAGAAAGCCCGATGAACTATGGATGCACAGTTGCTTACATCAAATAA